A portion of the Leptospira licerasiae serovar Varillal str. VAR 010 genome contains these proteins:
- a CDS encoding LIC11612 family fibronectin-binding protein — protein MNFIPKFEIKKLGALIVLAVLIVLGPSLRTQSSSSERKDSPIGLVVYCPLQSEKETPFDFERTLGIWYKRYKQQKIQEGGGAILLVSAPYLPKTSNEVERLKKSLGAEIIFTGHHSVLPQKEIAKTSNKKPKKKKIVKRKNKETDSTATKANPEQPEKLAPTTQEDPKPKIQTPETKTKVSKKKKSKKKAPKLAAKKQPVIPPGILTVQEEGGLNFVFYSPSLESLQEDEKKPSYWTSDFKTQFSKTSESQIFHFLLAQDPSEKPKEDPNQIAEGLANFKKELSDTLPSIVLLSSPRALRFFNGEYSFGCGATPDSLKISVLELFFRNGRLIRINEEVQTLNSKESNKSWILE, from the coding sequence ATGAATTTTATCCCGAAATTCGAGATCAAAAAATTAGGCGCGCTAATTGTTTTAGCGGTCCTAATTGTTTTAGGACCTTCTCTCCGGACTCAGTCATCTTCCTCGGAAAGAAAAGATTCTCCTATAGGATTAGTGGTTTATTGCCCGTTACAATCCGAAAAAGAAACTCCATTTGATTTCGAAAGAACTTTAGGTATTTGGTATAAAAGATACAAACAGCAAAAGATCCAAGAAGGAGGAGGGGCAATCCTACTTGTCTCTGCCCCTTATTTACCTAAAACTTCAAACGAAGTCGAAAGACTAAAAAAAAGTTTAGGTGCAGAGATCATCTTTACGGGCCATCATTCTGTACTTCCACAAAAGGAAATTGCCAAAACTTCTAATAAAAAGCCAAAAAAGAAGAAGATAGTAAAACGAAAAAATAAAGAGACCGATAGCACGGCAACTAAAGCAAATCCGGAGCAACCAGAGAAATTGGCTCCTACAACCCAGGAAGATCCAAAACCGAAAATACAAACTCCGGAAACCAAAACAAAAGTTTCTAAGAAGAAAAAATCCAAGAAGAAGGCGCCTAAACTTGCCGCTAAAAAGCAACCTGTGATCCCTCCCGGAATTTTAACCGTACAGGAAGAAGGTGGACTGAACTTCGTATTCTATTCTCCTTCTTTGGAATCACTACAAGAAGATGAAAAAAAACCGTCTTATTGGACCTCCGATTTTAAGACCCAATTCTCTAAAACCTCCGAATCGCAAATATTCCATTTCTTACTCGCCCAAGATCCGAGCGAAAAACCAAAAGAAGATCCGAACCAGATCGCAGAAGGATTAGCCAATTTTAAAAAGGAACTTTCGGACACCTTGCCTTCTATCGTTCTTTTATCTTCTCCACGAGCTTTGCGTTTTTTTAATGGAGAGTATAGCTTTGGATGCGGGGCCACTCCCGATTCTTTAAAGATCAGTGTTTTAGAGTTATTTTTTAGGAACGGAAGACTGATCCGGATAAATGAAGAAGTCCAGACCTTAAATTCCAAAGAATCGAATAAGTCCTGGATCTTAGAATAA
- a CDS encoding metallophosphoesterase family protein — protein sequence MKLVHLSDLHFPVVLPFMTLKGKMIPGYMNYTFRRMRKYPLSLWDAIVRKVQSLDPDAIIISGDITNVSHLREYEESKKILGPLLGEKTFMIPGNHDRYTSIAAGKKGSEQPYYEKFFSTWMGESIPLQKGYLRIKKIGKLALVGWDSNMPLSVLNAYGYVGEEIVHSTLEYLEKEKLDHYILICHHPIWNPPERQETSGHKMKNREEIAELLKKRPPLAYLHGHVHSNWVKYPDPEKPYYVINSASSTRISDRRHQSGFHLMEWNEPQINIKRFSFSNEEGEFTETQTISYQEKETNGR from the coding sequence GTGAAATTGGTCCATTTATCGGACCTGCATTTTCCCGTAGTGCTTCCTTTCATGACTTTGAAAGGTAAGATGATCCCGGGATATATGAATTATACCTTTCGGCGTATGAGAAAGTATCCTCTCTCTCTCTGGGATGCAATCGTTCGAAAAGTACAATCCTTAGATCCGGATGCGATCATTATTTCCGGAGACATCACAAACGTTTCTCATCTGAGAGAATACGAGGAATCTAAAAAGATCCTTGGGCCCTTACTTGGTGAGAAAACATTCATGATCCCTGGAAATCATGATCGATATACTAGCATTGCCGCAGGGAAAAAAGGATCCGAACAACCTTATTACGAAAAATTTTTCTCCACTTGGATGGGGGAAAGTATCCCTCTGCAGAAGGGATACCTGCGGATCAAAAAAATAGGAAAACTAGCACTCGTAGGCTGGGACTCTAATATGCCACTCTCCGTACTAAATGCGTACGGATATGTGGGAGAAGAGATAGTACATTCCACATTGGAATATTTGGAAAAGGAAAAACTGGATCATTATATCCTGATCTGTCATCATCCGATCTGGAATCCTCCGGAACGCCAGGAAACCTCCGGTCATAAAATGAAAAACAGGGAAGAAATCGCGGAACTTCTAAAAAAAAGGCCACCTTTAGCCTATTTGCACGGTCATGTACATTCGAACTGGGTAAAATATCCGGATCCTGAAAAACCGTATTATGTGATCAATTCCGCATCCAGTACCAGAATTTCGGACCGAAGACACCAAAGCGGTTTCCATCTGATGGAATGGAACGAACCACAAATTAATATCAAAAGATTCTCTTTTTCTAATGAAGAAGGAGAATTCACAGAAACACAAACGATCTCATACCAAGAAAAGGAAACAAATGGCCGGTAA
- a CDS encoding UbiX family flavin prenyltransferase yields MSEEKPLRLVLAMAGASGSIYAARFLRALMEIPGETWFVPSPASIRVFKEEYETNVQTGEDVLEFVRKKWDPKQIHKFHLRKFEDIGADIASGSNIWEGMVVLPCSMKTVAAIRTGITENLIERAADVTLKERRKLILVPRETPYNRIHLENMLALHDAGAIIAPASPGFYQMPKSLEDLGDFMATRIFRLLGREIDLYPRWNPEKN; encoded by the coding sequence ATGAGCGAAGAAAAACCATTAAGATTGGTACTCGCAATGGCTGGAGCAAGTGGCTCCATCTATGCGGCCAGGTTTTTAAGAGCGCTTATGGAAATTCCGGGAGAGACATGGTTTGTTCCGAGCCCTGCTTCTATCCGAGTTTTTAAAGAAGAATATGAAACCAATGTGCAAACAGGAGAAGATGTCCTGGAATTTGTGCGTAAGAAATGGGATCCTAAACAAATCCATAAATTTCATCTTAGAAAATTCGAAGATATCGGGGCAGATATAGCTTCCGGTTCTAATATTTGGGAAGGAATGGTGGTGCTTCCCTGTTCTATGAAAACTGTAGCCGCAATTCGTACTGGGATCACTGAAAATTTGATCGAAAGAGCGGCTGACGTTACTTTGAAGGAAAGAAGAAAGTTGATCTTAGTTCCTAGAGAAACTCCTTATAATCGAATTCATTTGGAGAATATGCTGGCCCTTCATGATGCGGGTGCAATCATCGCCCCCGCTTCTCCGGGTTTTTACCAAATGCCTAAAAGTTTAGAGGATTTAGGCGATTTTATGGCGACTCGGATTTTTAGACTTTTAGGAAGAGAGATAGATCTTTATCCTCGTTGGAACCCGGAAAAGAACTGA
- a CDS encoding Mrp/NBP35 family ATP-binding protein yields MAGKLQPIDIQRELTKIKHPELKKDIVSLGMIGSLEIGEEETNILVKTPSQDRRIQIGLEAQIRQTLSKKEGVGKVKIKFEVDPKMTLDDSNKILGVKKVIAIGSGKGGVGKSTVTVNLASAAAAMGYKVGVMDADIYGPSIGKMFGVNGKVALKAEEDKIYPLEKDGLKIISFSFLIEEKQPVVWRGPMLGKAVEQFLYDIVWGELDFLFIDLPPGTGDVQLSLAQLIDLDGAILVTTPQTVALLDANRAASMFQQVKVPILGVVENMSEFVCPNCGHASAIFSKGGGQKLADSADTKFLGGVPLTMDVMNAGEAGKPLVFQEPEGIIAKSYKNILQNLAEEIKKWE; encoded by the coding sequence ATGGCCGGTAAACTCCAACCAATCGATATCCAAAGAGAACTAACAAAGATCAAACATCCCGAGCTAAAAAAAGACATAGTGTCTCTCGGAATGATCGGTTCTCTTGAAATCGGAGAAGAAGAAACAAATATCTTAGTCAAAACTCCTAGCCAAGACAGAAGGATACAGATCGGATTAGAAGCGCAGATCCGTCAGACACTTTCTAAAAAAGAAGGAGTCGGAAAAGTTAAAATCAAGTTCGAAGTGGATCCTAAGATGACTTTGGACGATTCCAATAAGATCCTTGGAGTCAAAAAGGTAATCGCGATCGGTTCCGGAAAAGGTGGAGTAGGAAAATCCACAGTCACAGTAAACCTTGCATCTGCAGCAGCTGCAATGGGATACAAAGTGGGAGTGATGGATGCAGATATCTACGGACCTTCTATCGGAAAAATGTTCGGAGTCAACGGTAAGGTCGCGCTCAAAGCAGAAGAAGATAAAATTTATCCGTTAGAAAAAGACGGACTCAAGATCATCTCTTTCTCTTTTTTAATAGAAGAGAAACAACCCGTAGTTTGGCGGGGTCCAATGTTAGGAAAGGCGGTAGAACAGTTTCTGTACGATATCGTCTGGGGAGAACTAGACTTCTTATTTATAGATCTTCCACCGGGAACAGGAGATGTACAATTATCTCTTGCTCAGCTTATAGATTTAGACGGAGCAATTTTGGTTACCACACCACAAACAGTAGCACTTTTAGATGCAAATAGAGCCGCATCTATGTTCCAACAAGTCAAAGTACCGATACTAGGTGTAGTGGAAAATATGAGTGAATTTGTGTGTCCAAATTGTGGACACGCTTCCGCGATTTTTTCCAAGGGCGGAGGTCAAAAATTAGCGGATTCTGCCGATACAAAATTCCTGGGAGGGGTCCCTCTTACTATGGATGTAATGAATGCAGGAGAAGCAGGAAAACCGCTGGTTTTTCAAGAACCTGAAGGAATTATCGCAAAATCTTACAAAAACATACTCCAAAACCTGGCCGAAGAGATAAAAAAGTGGGAATAA
- a CDS encoding UbiA-like polyprenyltransferase: protein MASNTLASLGKYGRFIKFSHTLFALPFAGIAFVLAILQEPSLSLIVMGQKLFWILVCMVGARSAAMGFNRWADRHIDAKNPRTANREIPSGQISDFMAITFVIVSALVFFIGSWFLNPLSFYLSFPTLFLLLTYSYTKRFTFLCHFYLGLTIGLAPLATWIAIREEFSWIAGFWTLGLAFNLAGFDILYALQDREFDKKEGLHSVPVRFGEKNSFIISRISHVLSVSFLALAAWYAGFQDVFWAFLVFVAYLLFREQKIASENKDGNFPPNFYQIHSWISLVIFLGILAETGPNLISLFSRF, encoded by the coding sequence ATGGCTTCCAATACTCTTGCCTCTTTAGGTAAATACGGTCGTTTTATAAAATTCTCCCATACCTTATTCGCTCTTCCGTTTGCAGGGATCGCATTCGTTCTCGCGATCTTACAAGAGCCAAGTCTTTCTCTTATAGTAATGGGCCAAAAATTGTTTTGGATCTTGGTCTGTATGGTGGGAGCAAGGAGTGCCGCAATGGGATTTAATCGATGGGCGGATCGCCATATCGATGCTAAGAACCCTAGAACGGCAAATAGAGAAATCCCGAGCGGACAGATCTCTGATTTTATGGCGATAACTTTTGTCATTGTTTCAGCGCTTGTATTCTTTATAGGAAGTTGGTTCTTAAATCCTCTTTCCTTTTATCTTTCCTTCCCTACTCTTTTTCTTCTATTAACTTATTCTTATACGAAACGTTTTACTTTTTTATGCCATTTTTATCTTGGATTGACGATCGGTCTTGCTCCTCTCGCAACATGGATCGCAATCAGAGAAGAATTTTCCTGGATCGCAGGATTCTGGACCTTAGGCTTAGCATTCAATCTGGCCGGTTTTGATATTCTATACGCTTTGCAAGATAGGGAATTTGATAAGAAAGAAGGACTACATTCCGTTCCGGTACGTTTCGGAGAAAAGAATTCATTTATCATATCAAGAATTTCTCATGTTCTTTCCGTTTCTTTTCTTGCCTTGGCCGCATGGTACGCCGGTTTCCAAGATGTTTTTTGGGCGTTTTTGGTATTTGTAGCATATCTATTGTTTAGAGAGCAAAAGATTGCTTCAGAGAATAAGGACGGAAACTTCCCACCTAACTTTTATCAGATCCATTCTTGGATCTCTCTTGTGATCTTTTTAGGAATTCTCGCCGAAACAGGTCCAAACTTAATTTCTCTCTTTTCCAGGTTTTAG